AGCCGGCGAGGAGCCGGCAAAGGAGATGTTTTCTGCCATTCATAACGGGAATGATCGGCAAGGCCGGGATCGGTTCCAGCTGCTGCTGGGGCTGATCAAGGACCTTCTGGATGAATTGGAATTCCAATACCGGTCGGCCCAGCGGGACGCGGTGACCGACCCCGTCACGGGCCTGTACAACCGCCGCTATTTCGACATGCGCCTCCGGGACGAAGTGGCCGGCGCCCTGCGCTACGGCCACGTCTTCTCCGTCGCCTTGTTCGACATCGACGAATTCAAGGAATACAACGACCACTTCGGCCACCGGGCGGGGGACCAGCTGCTGTCCCGGCTGGCCGCCATCATGCGGGGCGAGGTCAGGAACCCCGACGTGGTGGTCCGGTTCGGCGGCGACGAGTTCGCCTTCATCCTGCCCCATACTCCCGTGGAGGGAGCCCTCCGGATGTTCGAGCGCATCGGGCGGCGCCTGGCTTCGGAGCTGGGGTCCACCGCCACCTTGAGCGGCGGCGTGGCCCAGTTCCCCATCCACGGCCAGTCGGCCCTGGAACTGCTGGAAGCCGCCGACAAGGCCCTGTACAAGGCCAAGGCGGCGGGCAAGGCCACGGTGGAGGTGGCCGCGCCTGCAGCCGACCAGGTGGAGCCGGCGCCGGTGCAGGAGCCCGAATCGCCCTTGCGGGCCGCTCCCGTCCGGGGCGCTTCACCCCCCCAAACCATGCCCAAGGTGGAAGAGGTGGCTGTGGGCTTCAGCGGCGGCGACGGGATGCCGGCGGCCGTCTGGCGGGCTTCGGGCCTCCTGCGGGTGTTGCGGGCCGAGCCCCTGGCCCTGCCCCAGACCGCCTTCCCTGGGCAGAAGGCCTACCGCATCGAGACGCCCAAGGGCGCCTTCCGCTTGATCCAAGGCCACCAAACGTGGCTCCTGCAAGGGGAGTCCTGACGGCCCCCCGCCATTGTTGCAATTTGGTTTCACCCCCTGCCTCCGGCAAGGATACCGGCGGGTGCCAGCGAAGCCTCCTGCTGGATGGATTTCCAGAGATAAAAGCCGGCCGCCGGCCGGTCCCAGGAGGTTTCCCGGCCCATGCTGTCCTTGCGCCGCACCGGCGGGGCTCTGGCCCTGCTGCTGCTCTTGCTGTTCTTGTTGTCCTTGCCCGTTCAAGCCCAGGAAAGCCCCGGCAGCCTTGCCCGCTTCAACGACGTGCGGGGCCACTGGGCGGAGACCTTCATCCGGACCATGTGGTACGCCGGCGTGCTGGACGTGCCCGAGGACGGCCGCTTCCGCCCCGATGAGCCCGTAACCCGGGCCGACTTCACCTTCTGGCTGGCCCGGGCCCTGGAACTGAGCCCCGTGGCCGGCGCCGGGGAGCCCGGCTTCGACGCCCCCTTCACCGACTGGGAGGCCATCCCCGAGGAGCAGCGGGGCCACATCGCCGCGGCCCATGCCGCCGGCCTCATTAGCGGCTATCCCGACGGCACCTTCGGGCCCGAAGGCTCCATCACCCGGCTGGAAATCGGCACCCTCCTGGGCCGGTCCCTGATGGAACTGGACCTGACCCCCAAGCAGCTCTTCTTCCTCCAATTCGCCGACGGGGAGACCATTCCCGAATGGGGGCTGCCGGCGGCCCTGCCGGTGGAGAAGCTCATCATCATCGGCACCCCCAAGGACGGCGCCATGCACTTTGATCCCCACGGCACCACCACCCGGGCCCAGGCCATCACCATGGTGGAGCGCTTTACCCGGGTGCGGCTGGAGATCACCGGCCTGCCCCGGCCGGAGCCCCGGCCCGTGGCGCCCGTGGGCAAGATTTTCGCCGGCTACTACATCAACCAGGACGTGGCCTACGAAGTGCTCCAGCGGCACGGCTCGGCCCTGGACTGGCTGGTCTACTGGGGCAATGA
The nucleotide sequence above comes from Sphingobacteriaceae bacterium. Encoded proteins:
- a CDS encoding GGDEF domain-containing protein; amino-acid sequence: MFSAIHNGNDRQGRDRFQLLLGLIKDLLDELEFQYRSAQRDAVTDPVTGLYNRRYFDMRLRDEVAGALRYGHVFSVALFDIDEFKEYNDHFGHRAGDQLLSRLAAIMRGEVRNPDVVVRFGGDEFAFILPHTPVEGALRMFERIGRRLASELGSTATLSGGVAQFPIHGQSALELLEAADKALYKAKAAGKATVEVAAPAADQVEPAPVQEPESPLRAAPVRGASPPQTMPKVEEVAVGFSGGDGMPAAVWRASGLLRVLRAEPLALPQTAFPGQKAYRIETPKGAFRLIQGHQTWLLQGES